One genomic segment of Mycolicibacterium neworleansense includes these proteins:
- the trmB gene encoding tRNA (guanosine(46)-N7)-methyltransferase TrmB — MRDHGRMHPSRSDLGGPAPADEVADVPPAQPHRFPRVTSFRTRRSTLSPAQQQTWDRLWPELGMQARDEDSNPVVGLDTAAWFGRSAPLILEIGSGTGTSTLAMAQAEPDLDVIAVEVYRKGLAQLLSAIDRTAETGSPVTNIRMVRGDGVDVLEHMFGHETLTGVRVFFPDPWPKARHHKRRLLQPATVALIADRLRPGGILHAATDHAGYAEHIAEVGDAEPLLRRVEPGAQLPISVERPVTKYERKALAGPDVTELVWEKRP; from the coding sequence ATAAGAGACCATGGACGGATGCACCCGTCCAGGTCCGATCTCGGTGGGCCGGCGCCGGCAGATGAAGTGGCCGACGTGCCGCCCGCCCAGCCGCACCGGTTTCCCCGGGTGACCAGCTTTCGCACCCGGCGGTCCACGCTGTCACCGGCCCAGCAACAAACCTGGGACCGGCTGTGGCCCGAGCTGGGCATGCAGGCCCGTGACGAGGACTCCAATCCCGTCGTCGGCCTCGACACCGCGGCGTGGTTCGGCCGCTCGGCCCCGCTGATCCTGGAGATCGGCTCGGGAACCGGCACCTCCACGCTTGCCATGGCCCAGGCCGAACCCGATCTCGACGTGATCGCCGTGGAGGTCTACCGCAAGGGGCTGGCCCAACTGCTCAGCGCCATCGACCGCACTGCCGAGACCGGATCGCCGGTCACCAACATCCGCATGGTCCGCGGCGACGGCGTCGACGTGCTGGAGCACATGTTCGGCCACGAGACCCTGACCGGCGTGCGGGTGTTCTTCCCGGATCCCTGGCCCAAGGCCCGCCACCACAAGCGTCGCCTGCTGCAGCCGGCCACGGTCGCCCTGATCGCCGACCGCCTGCGGCCCGGCGGAATCCTGCACGCGGCCACCGACCACGCCGGGTATGCCGAGCACATCGCCGAGGTCGGTGACGCCGAGCCGCTGTTGCGCCGGGTCGAGCCGGGTGCGCAGTTGCCGATCTCGGTCGAGCGACCGGTCACCAAATACGAGCGCAAGGCGCTGGCCGGACCCGACGTCACCGAGCTGGTCTGGGAGAAACGGCCATGA
- a CDS encoding MMPL family transporter, giving the protein MHNLAIFGKLTRVCAKHAWLILGAWLALAGVLNLAIPQLERTVAEHSAPFTPESPTTETLRQMSRDFGVPDTTAIGSIVVSSDRVLGDADKAYYRDLVTRLVADHDDVAYVLDTYGTPGLEGIGLSPDGKAIHLIVATTGDVGSTRAHRSTENVRAAVEDLPRPSGVDVNFTGAAPTLSDLFSAIDTSLAIITVVSVVLITLLLLAVYRSLITSMIPLLTVGISLAVARPVISWLGGNELLTVSNFTIALVTAMVLGAGTDYGIFMLANYHEGRRRGLVVDDAVAGSGAHTAGIIIASALTIAGAGMAMVFTEIGMFRTAGPPIALSIAITMAVSLTLTPAIMALWGRRGYAEPRPLDERRWRKRGAAIIRRAPALVAASLAFLIAMSSVLFTFEPNIDENAMQLRATDSKRGYEAVYRHWGVNEAAPEFITIRADHDMRNTNDLAALDLIAMSIGNLPEVAYVRSITRPEGKPLPETAIGSQTAQVGAGLEDAHDRVEQAIPQLKRLASGVTQLHDGSADAAARLPELTDGARSLVELARNLLGTLESADRVVDRLSGGSLDVVTAVHSISAATDSLDQVVNEITSAQERLAAPTAALHAVFDPLTGAEPSPACAADSSCLRARQAFADLNAATGGRALLAVNGLTLAAPLVPQGPVTTALDALPDLRAGVKKLRAMLDQLGTRTPEQTRQELGRLLTGINELTTGLGRLTAGLGQVKTGTDTMVTLTTELSAGLDRASDFLHRMSADTSTGAGRGFYLPAEGRTDRRFTAGEQLLISPDGRSARMMVVWAVNPYGAEAMGAVPDVIAAANNAATGTVLEHAQIESTGLASLSQRHIDQTWRDFALFGVVAVVAVLLVLVVMLRSLVAPLLMIAAVVLSFGAAAGMSTLIWQHLIGISLDWSVFPVSFMALVAVGADYSMLFAARIREESHSGVISGIIRGFGSTGSVITTAGVVFAITMFALTSGTVLNLVQIGSTVGIGLLLDITVVRTYLVPAAMSLLGERMWWPARA; this is encoded by the coding sequence ATGCACAATCTTGCGATCTTCGGCAAACTCACCAGAGTCTGCGCGAAGCATGCGTGGTTGATCCTCGGAGCCTGGCTGGCCCTGGCCGGTGTGCTCAACCTGGCCATTCCCCAGCTCGAACGCACGGTGGCCGAACACTCCGCGCCGTTCACCCCGGAAAGCCCGACGACCGAGACCCTGCGGCAGATGTCCCGCGACTTCGGCGTCCCCGACACCACCGCCATCGGCAGCATCGTGGTGTCCAGCGACCGAGTCCTCGGTGACGCCGACAAGGCCTACTACCGCGATCTGGTGACCCGATTGGTGGCCGACCACGATGACGTCGCCTATGTGCTCGACACGTACGGCACGCCCGGCCTGGAGGGAATCGGGCTGAGCCCGGACGGAAAGGCCATCCACCTGATCGTCGCCACCACCGGCGACGTCGGCTCCACCCGGGCGCACCGGTCCACCGAGAACGTCCGCGCCGCGGTCGAGGACCTACCCCGCCCATCGGGCGTCGACGTGAACTTCACCGGAGCCGCGCCGACCCTGTCGGATCTGTTCTCCGCGATCGACACCTCACTGGCCATCATCACGGTGGTCTCGGTGGTGCTGATCACGCTGCTTCTGCTGGCCGTCTACCGGTCCCTGATCACCTCGATGATTCCCCTTCTCACCGTTGGTATTTCACTCGCGGTAGCTCGGCCGGTGATCTCGTGGCTGGGCGGCAACGAGCTACTCACGGTCTCGAACTTCACCATCGCGCTGGTGACCGCGATGGTGCTGGGAGCCGGCACCGACTACGGCATCTTCATGCTCGCCAACTACCACGAGGGCCGGCGCCGCGGGCTGGTGGTCGACGACGCAGTCGCCGGGTCCGGTGCACACACCGCGGGAATCATCATCGCCTCCGCGCTGACCATCGCCGGCGCCGGAATGGCCATGGTGTTCACCGAGATCGGGATGTTCCGCACCGCGGGGCCGCCGATCGCGCTGTCCATCGCGATCACCATGGCGGTCAGCCTGACCCTGACACCTGCCATCATGGCGCTGTGGGGCCGGCGCGGATACGCCGAACCGCGGCCTCTCGACGAACGGCGCTGGCGCAAGCGCGGCGCGGCTATCATCCGCCGGGCGCCGGCCCTGGTCGCCGCGTCCCTGGCGTTCCTCATCGCCATGAGCTCGGTGCTGTTCACCTTCGAACCGAACATCGACGAGAACGCCATGCAGCTGCGTGCCACCGACAGCAAGCGCGGCTACGAGGCCGTCTACCGGCACTGGGGGGTCAACGAGGCGGCGCCGGAGTTCATCACGATCCGGGCGGACCACGACATGCGCAACACCAACGACCTGGCGGCGCTGGATCTGATCGCCATGTCGATCGGCAACCTTCCCGAGGTCGCCTATGTCCGCTCGATCACCCGCCCTGAAGGAAAACCGCTGCCCGAGACGGCCATCGGCTCACAGACCGCGCAAGTCGGTGCCGGGCTCGAGGACGCGCACGACCGCGTCGAACAGGCCATACCGCAACTCAAACGTCTGGCCAGCGGCGTGACCCAATTGCACGACGGCTCCGCGGATGCGGCGGCCCGGCTGCCCGAACTGACCGACGGCGCCCGCTCCCTGGTCGAGTTGGCACGCAATCTCCTCGGGACCCTGGAATCCGCCGATCGGGTGGTGGACCGCCTCTCGGGCGGTTCATTGGATGTGGTGACCGCGGTGCACAGCATCTCCGCCGCCACCGACTCCCTCGACCAGGTGGTCAACGAAATCACCTCCGCACAAGAACGATTGGCCGCCCCCACCGCGGCATTGCACGCAGTGTTCGATCCGCTCACCGGCGCCGAGCCGTCGCCGGCCTGCGCAGCGGACAGCTCCTGCCTGCGCGCCAGGCAGGCCTTCGCCGACCTCAACGCAGCCACCGGCGGACGCGCGCTGCTGGCGGTCAACGGACTGACTCTCGCCGCGCCGCTCGTCCCGCAAGGCCCCGTGACAACCGCACTCGACGCGCTGCCCGACCTACGTGCCGGCGTCAAGAAACTACGGGCCATGCTCGATCAGCTCGGTACCCGCACCCCTGAGCAGACGCGTCAGGAACTGGGCCGGCTCCTGACCGGGATCAACGAACTCACAACAGGTCTGGGCCGTCTCACCGCGGGTCTGGGTCAGGTGAAGACCGGCACCGACACGATGGTCACCCTGACCACCGAACTCAGTGCGGGCCTCGACCGCGCCTCGGATTTCCTGCATCGGATGTCGGCCGATACCAGCACCGGCGCCGGGCGGGGCTTCTACCTGCCCGCCGAAGGCCGGACCGACCGCCGCTTCACCGCAGGTGAGCAGCTGCTGATCTCCCCTGACGGACGCAGTGCCCGGATGATGGTGGTCTGGGCGGTGAACCCCTACGGCGCCGAGGCGATGGGTGCGGTGCCCGACGTCATCGCCGCGGCCAACAATGCCGCGACCGGAACCGTCCTGGAGCACGCGCAGATCGAGTCGACCGGGCTGGCCTCGCTGTCCCAGCGTCACATCGACCAAACCTGGCGGGATTTCGCCCTTTTCGGTGTCGTGGCGGTGGTGGCAGTGCTGCTGGTGCTCGTCGTGATGCTGCGCAGCCTGGTGGCCCCGCTGCTGATGATCGCCGCGGTGGTGCTGTCCTTCGGGGCGGCGGCGGGGATGTCCACCTTGATCTGGCAACACCTGATCGGCATCAGCCTGGACTGGTCGGTGTTCCCGGTGTCGTTCATGGCGCTGGTGGCGGTCGGCGCCGACTACAGCATGCTGTTCGCCGCACGCATCCGCGAGGAATCCCACAGTGGGGTGATCAGCGGCATCATCCGCGGATTCGGCAGCACCGGCAGCGTGATCACCACCGCCGGGGTGGTTTTCGCGATCACGATGTTCGCCCTGACGAGTGGGACCGTGCTCAACCTGGTGCAGATCGGATCGACGGTCGGCATCGGGCTGCTGCTCGACATCACCGTCGTGCGCACCTACCTGGTGCCTGCCGCGATGAGCCTGCTGGGCGAGCGCATGTGGTGGCCGGCCCGCGCGTAA
- a CDS encoding enoyl-CoA hydratase/isomerase family protein — protein MTEESTVELPAGIRVGVETPTEDATFTLTERPTGDRRAVTVDSVERALSELTERCRTWPQAAAVCDDVLRSLDPAGPTRSGLITESLAYSTLQSGPEFARWLAGRGPATAPLLPEPVQAHRDGNTLHVRFNRPQRHNAFSTDARGALLEALEVARLDPSVNEVVLGGNGRSFCSGGDLAEFGSFADPASAHLARTRHSPALVLDELAARLGRRCRADVHGQVLGSGLEMACYCGWVSCHPDATLGLPELALGLIPGAGGTVSITRRIGRWRTAYLVLSGRTIGAATALAWGLIDEVGISR, from the coding sequence GTGACAGAGGAGAGCACCGTCGAGCTGCCCGCGGGAATCCGCGTCGGGGTCGAGACCCCGACGGAGGACGCGACGTTCACGCTGACGGAACGGCCCACCGGAGACCGGCGCGCCGTCACCGTCGACTCGGTGGAGCGGGCGCTGAGCGAGCTGACCGAGCGGTGCCGCACCTGGCCGCAGGCCGCGGCGGTCTGTGACGACGTGCTCCGATCCCTCGACCCGGCCGGGCCGACCCGGTCCGGGTTGATCACCGAGTCGCTTGCGTATTCGACGTTGCAGTCCGGACCCGAGTTCGCCCGGTGGCTGGCCGGACGTGGCCCGGCCACCGCGCCGCTGCTGCCCGAGCCGGTGCAGGCACATCGCGACGGGAACACGCTTCACGTCCGATTCAACCGGCCGCAGCGGCACAACGCGTTCTCCACCGACGCCCGCGGCGCCCTGCTGGAAGCCCTCGAGGTGGCCCGGCTCGACCCGTCGGTAAACGAGGTGGTGCTCGGCGGCAACGGCCGATCATTCTGCAGCGGCGGCGATCTGGCCGAGTTCGGCTCATTCGCCGATCCGGCCAGCGCACATCTGGCCCGTACCCGCCACAGCCCGGCCCTGGTGCTCGATGAACTCGCGGCCAGGCTGGGACGGCGCTGTCGGGCCGACGTGCACGGCCAGGTGTTGGGCAGCGGACTCGAAATGGCCTGTTACTGCGGGTGGGTCAGCTGCCATCCGGATGCCACGCTCGGATTGCCTGAGCTCGCGCTCGGTCTGATCCCCGGGGCCGGCGGCACGGTCAGCATCACGCGACGCATCGGCCGGTGGCGCACCGCCTATCTCGTGCTCTCCGGGCGCACCATCGGCGCCGCGACAGCACTGGCGTGGGGCCTGATCGACGAGGTCGGCATCAGTCGGTGA
- a CDS encoding phosphoenolpyruvate carboxykinase (GTP): MTSATIPGLDTAPTKHQGLLAWVQEVAELTQPDRVVFADGSAEEYDRLAAHLVEQGTFQKLNDEKQPNSYLALSDPSDVARVESRTFICSEREIDAGPTNNWMEPAKMRGIMTDLYRGSMRGRTMWVVPFCMGPLDAEDPKLGVEITDSEYVVVSMRTMTRMGQAALDKIGDDGFFVKALHSIGAPLEPGQKDVPWPCNDTKYITHFPETREIWSFGSGYGGNALLGKKCYSLRIASAMAHDEGWLAEHMLIVKLISPENKSYFIAAAFPSACGKTNLAMLQPTIPGWRAETVGDDIAWMRFGKDGRLYAVNPEFGFFGVAPGTNWDSNPNAMKTIAAGNTVFTNVAKTDDDDVWWEGLEGDPDHLIDWKGHDWYRESEDKAAHPNSRYCTPISQCPTLAPEWDDPQGVPISAILFGGRRKTTVPLVTQARDWQHGVFIGATLGSEQTAAAEGKVGTVRRDPMAMLPFLGYNVGDYFQHWINIGKNADESKLPAVFFVNWFRRGEDGRFLWPGFGENSRVLKWAIERIEHKADGKSTPIGIVPTAADLDLSGLDVDPADVDEALAVNAEEWRAELPLIEEWFEFVGEKLPTGIKDEFDALKHRLAEES; encoded by the coding sequence ATGACCTCAGCGACCATTCCGGGTCTGGACACCGCACCGACGAAACATCAGGGTCTGCTCGCCTGGGTCCAGGAGGTCGCAGAACTGACCCAACCCGACCGCGTGGTCTTCGCCGACGGGTCCGCCGAGGAGTACGACCGCCTGGCCGCCCACCTGGTCGAGCAGGGCACCTTCCAGAAGCTCAACGACGAGAAGCAGCCGAACTCGTACCTGGCGCTCTCGGATCCCTCGGACGTCGCGCGGGTGGAATCGCGCACCTTCATCTGCTCCGAGCGCGAGATCGACGCCGGCCCCACCAACAACTGGATGGAACCCGCCAAGATGCGCGGGATCATGACCGACCTGTACCGCGGCTCGATGCGCGGCCGCACCATGTGGGTCGTGCCCTTCTGCATGGGTCCGCTGGATGCCGAGGATCCCAAGCTGGGTGTGGAGATCACCGACTCCGAGTACGTCGTGGTCTCGATGCGCACGATGACCCGGATGGGTCAGGCCGCACTCGACAAGATCGGCGACGACGGCTTCTTCGTCAAGGCGCTGCACTCGATCGGCGCGCCGCTTGAGCCCGGGCAGAAGGACGTCCCGTGGCCGTGCAACGACACCAAGTACATCACCCACTTCCCGGAGACCCGCGAGATCTGGAGCTTCGGCTCCGGCTACGGCGGCAACGCGCTGCTGGGCAAGAAGTGCTACTCGCTGCGCATCGCCTCGGCGATGGCCCACGACGAGGGTTGGCTCGCCGAGCACATGCTGATCGTCAAGCTGATCTCCCCGGAGAACAAGTCCTACTTCATCGCCGCGGCGTTCCCGTCGGCCTGCGGTAAGACCAACCTCGCGATGCTGCAGCCCACCATCCCGGGCTGGCGTGCCGAGACTGTCGGTGACGACATCGCCTGGATGCGGTTCGGCAAGGACGGCCGCCTCTACGCCGTCAACCCCGAGTTCGGTTTCTTCGGCGTCGCGCCGGGCACCAACTGGGACTCCAACCCGAACGCGATGAAGACCATCGCCGCGGGCAACACCGTCTTCACCAACGTGGCCAAGACCGACGACGACGACGTGTGGTGGGAAGGCCTGGAGGGCGACCCCGACCACCTGATCGACTGGAAGGGTCACGACTGGTACCGCGAGTCGGAAGACAAGGCGGCGCACCCGAATTCGCGCTACTGCACCCCGATCTCGCAGTGCCCGACGCTGGCCCCGGAGTGGGATGACCCGCAGGGTGTGCCGATCTCGGCGATCCTGTTCGGTGGCCGCCGCAAGACCACGGTCCCGCTGGTGACCCAGGCCCGCGACTGGCAGCACGGCGTGTTCATCGGTGCCACCCTCGGTTCCGAGCAGACCGCGGCCGCCGAGGGCAAGGTCGGCACCGTGCGCCGCGACCCGATGGCCATGCTGCCGTTCCTGGGCTACAACGTCGGCGACTACTTCCAGCACTGGATCAACATCGGCAAGAACGCCGACGAGTCCAAGCTGCCGGCGGTGTTCTTCGTCAACTGGTTCCGCCGTGGCGAGGACGGCCGCTTCCTGTGGCCGGGCTTCGGCGAGAACAGCCGCGTGCTGAAGTGGGCGATCGAGCGCATCGAGCACAAGGCCGACGGCAAGAGCACCCCGATCGGCATCGTGCCGACCGCGGCGGACCTGGACCTGTCCGGGCTCGATGTGGATCCGGCCGACGTCGACGAGGCCCTGGCTGTCAACGCCGAGGAGTGGCGGGCCGAGCTGCCGCTGATCGAAGAGTGGTTCGAGTTCGTCGGCGAGAAGCTGCCCACCGGCATCAAGGACGAGTTCGACGCCCTCAAGCACCGCCTGGCCGAAGAGTCCTGA
- a CDS encoding TetR/AcrR family transcriptional regulator gives MAGPRERLIRSAIELMREHGVHATGLSDLLERSNTARGSIYQHFPAGKTELMQQATLEAGRIITARILELTQVLPAEDVIRAFVDGWKQNLTDSDFTAGCPIMSAAQAGPDALVVRDASATVFADWSRVIGESIESKGVDAATAVSLGSFIVSSLEGAIIQCRSARSLRPLDDASAGLMILLRGIGAD, from the coding sequence GTGGCGGGCCCACGGGAGCGTCTGATTCGGAGCGCCATCGAGCTGATGCGTGAGCACGGCGTGCACGCGACCGGGCTCAGTGATCTGCTGGAGCGGAGCAACACCGCTCGTGGATCGATCTACCAGCACTTTCCGGCCGGCAAGACGGAGTTGATGCAGCAGGCGACGTTGGAGGCCGGGCGGATCATCACCGCCAGGATTCTGGAGTTGACGCAGGTTCTGCCTGCCGAGGACGTGATCCGCGCTTTCGTCGACGGGTGGAAACAGAACCTCACCGATAGTGATTTCACCGCGGGATGTCCCATCATGTCGGCCGCCCAGGCGGGGCCGGATGCGCTCGTGGTGCGCGACGCTTCGGCAACGGTGTTTGCTGATTGGTCCAGGGTGATCGGCGAGTCGATCGAGTCCAAGGGCGTCGACGCCGCCACCGCGGTCTCGCTCGGGAGCTTCATCGTCAGCTCGTTGGAAGGGGCGATCATCCAGTGCCGCAGCGCCCGCTCGCTTCGGCCGCTCGATGACGCCAGCGCGGGGCTGATGATCCTGCTGCGTGGAATCGGCGCCGACTGA
- a CDS encoding P-loop NTPase family protein, translated as MAAISARVSAPLRIDVRGRRGVGVSTVSSALAGVGLEIAEAGEVTVLVIAEVLKPEDQALLAELTRSGRSVVVVLNKADLAGSGPGGPIATAHRRARGLQHLAAVPVVPMVALLASTPALPPHLLDALRLLAGEPADLTSADAFVAGPHRVRPAVRAELLEQLDRFGIAHTTLALSAGVAAEALPGLLRRLSEVDRVAAAVAAAAAGARYRRVRRALAELRAVGGGAVGRFLAADDTVLAVMAAAVEVVQGEGLAVDPGDDRDAHLCRARRWRCYRDGPVNALHRSCGDDIVRGSLRLLGAAGRRR; from the coding sequence TTGGCGGCGATCAGTGCGCGGGTATCGGCTCCCCTTCGTATCGACGTGCGCGGGCGGCGCGGTGTCGGCGTGAGCACGGTGAGCTCCGCCCTGGCCGGTGTGGGCCTTGAGATCGCCGAGGCCGGTGAAGTGACGGTGCTGGTGATCGCCGAGGTCCTCAAGCCTGAGGACCAGGCTCTGCTGGCGGAACTGACCCGGTCTGGCCGGTCGGTGGTGGTGGTGCTCAACAAGGCGGATCTGGCCGGCTCCGGTCCGGGCGGGCCGATCGCGACCGCCCACCGCAGGGCCCGGGGCCTGCAGCACCTGGCCGCAGTGCCGGTCGTGCCGATGGTGGCCCTGCTGGCGTCGACCCCCGCACTTCCGCCGCATCTGCTGGACGCGCTGCGGCTGCTGGCCGGCGAGCCGGCCGATCTGACTTCGGCGGACGCCTTCGTGGCCGGCCCGCACCGGGTGCGGCCCGCGGTGCGCGCTGAGCTGCTCGAACAGCTCGACCGGTTCGGGATCGCGCACACCACCCTGGCGTTGAGCGCAGGTGTGGCCGCCGAGGCCTTGCCGGGTCTGCTGCGACGGCTCAGCGAGGTCGACCGGGTGGCGGCGGCAGTGGCTGCTGCGGCGGCCGGAGCCCGCTACCGGCGGGTGAGAAGGGCGCTTGCCGAGCTGCGCGCGGTCGGCGGCGGTGCGGTGGGACGTTTCCTGGCTGCCGATGACACGGTGCTCGCGGTGATGGCCGCGGCCGTCGAAGTGGTGCAGGGCGAAGGCCTGGCCGTTGATCCCGGTGACGACCGCGATGCCCATCTGTGTCGCGCGCGGCGCTGGCGGTGCTACCGCGACGGTCCGGTGAACGCCCTGCACCGCAGCTGCGGTGACGACATCGTGCGAGGGTCGCTGCGGCTGCTGGGTGCGGCGGGGAGGCGACGATGA
- a CDS encoding NYN domain-containing protein, protein MSVTEDMQDETTQVSAGSGAVAETPVGTPARRVLLVWDAPNLDMGLGAILGGRPTAAHRPRFDALGRWLLAYTSDLVAEAGDDADVSLEPEATVFTNIAPGSADVVRPWVEALRNVGFAVFAKPKVDEDSDVDSDMLEHIALRRSEGLAAVLVASADGQAFRQPLEEIAREGTPVQVLGFREHASWALASDTLEFVDLEDIPGVFREPLPRIGLDSLPEQGAWLQPFRPLSSLLTARV, encoded by the coding sequence ATGAGTGTGACCGAGGACATGCAGGACGAGACCACGCAGGTCAGCGCCGGTTCCGGCGCAGTGGCCGAAACGCCGGTCGGGACGCCTGCCCGCCGCGTGTTGCTCGTGTGGGACGCCCCCAATCTGGACATGGGACTGGGCGCGATCCTGGGCGGACGCCCGACCGCCGCGCACCGTCCACGGTTCGACGCGCTGGGCCGCTGGCTGCTGGCGTACACGTCGGATCTGGTCGCTGAGGCCGGCGACGACGCCGACGTCTCGCTGGAGCCGGAAGCCACCGTCTTCACCAACATCGCCCCTGGTAGCGCGGATGTGGTGCGTCCATGGGTGGAAGCGTTGCGTAACGTGGGTTTCGCCGTCTTCGCCAAGCCGAAGGTCGACGAGGACAGCGATGTCGACAGCGACATGCTCGAGCACATCGCACTGCGTCGCAGCGAAGGGCTGGCGGCAGTTCTGGTGGCGTCTGCAGACGGGCAGGCGTTCCGGCAACCGCTGGAAGAAATCGCCCGTGAGGGCACCCCAGTGCAGGTGCTTGGATTTCGCGAACATGCGAGCTGGGCGTTAGCGTCGGATACCTTGGAGTTTGTCGATCTGGAGGACATTCCCGGTGTTTTCCGGGAACCGCTGCCACGGATCGGACTGGACTCGCTGCCCGAGCAGGGAGCATGGCTGCAGCCGTTCCGGCCGCTGTCATCGCTGCTGACCGCACGTGTGTAA
- the fadD4 gene encoding fatty-acid--CoA ligase FadD4, translated as MQIREHAEANPEKPAIILHPSGTVVTFGELEARANRLAHYFRQHGLQEGDVVAILMENNEHIHAVMWAARRSGLYYVPINTHLTAAEAAYIIDNSGAKAIVGSAVLKDILSGLDKELPNGLPEILLIADGELDGWQRYPEAVAHLPATPIDDEMDGDLLQYSSGTTGRPKGIKRELPHVPPSETPGMMSALVGFWMQPDSVYLSPAPLYHTAPSVWSMQTHAAGITTVVLEKFDAEGTLDAIQKYGVTQGQFVPVMFTRMLKLPESVRNSYDLSSLRRVMHAAAPCPVEIKKQMIDWWGPIVDEYYASSEAIGATVIFAEDWLTHPGSVGKPMNGVVHILDEDGKELPPGEAGEIFFEGGADFEYLNDAEKTASSRESHGWKTVGDIGYVDEDGYLYLTDRRHHMIISGGVNIYPQEAENMLVVHPKVMDAAVFGIPDEEMGQSVKGVVQTVDPADATPEFAEELLTWLRERLTHYKCPRTISFEAELPRTDTGKLYKQGLINKYS; from the coding sequence ATGCAGATCCGCGAGCATGCCGAGGCCAACCCTGAGAAGCCGGCGATCATCCTCCACCCGTCGGGCACCGTCGTCACGTTCGGTGAGCTCGAAGCCCGCGCGAATCGCCTGGCCCATTACTTCCGTCAACACGGGCTGCAAGAGGGCGACGTGGTCGCGATCCTCATGGAGAACAACGAGCACATCCACGCGGTGATGTGGGCGGCGCGCCGCAGCGGCCTGTACTACGTGCCGATCAACACGCACCTGACTGCAGCCGAAGCCGCGTACATCATCGACAACAGTGGAGCCAAGGCCATCGTCGGCTCTGCCGTGCTCAAGGACATCCTGAGCGGTCTGGACAAGGAGCTGCCCAACGGCCTGCCGGAGATCCTGCTGATCGCCGACGGCGAGCTCGACGGGTGGCAGCGGTACCCGGAGGCCGTCGCGCACCTGCCGGCCACCCCGATCGACGACGAGATGGACGGGGACCTGCTGCAGTACTCGTCGGGCACGACGGGACGGCCCAAGGGCATCAAGCGGGAATTGCCGCACGTGCCACCCTCGGAGACCCCCGGCATGATGTCGGCGTTGGTGGGGTTCTGGATGCAGCCGGATTCGGTGTATCTGAGCCCCGCGCCGCTCTATCACACCGCGCCCTCGGTGTGGTCCATGCAGACCCACGCCGCCGGAATCACCACGGTGGTGCTGGAGAAGTTCGACGCCGAGGGCACGCTCGACGCGATCCAGAAGTACGGAGTGACGCAGGGTCAGTTCGTTCCGGTGATGTTCACGCGCATGTTGAAACTCCCTGAGAGCGTGCGCAATTCGTACGATCTGTCGAGCCTGCGACGCGTCATGCACGCCGCCGCGCCGTGCCCGGTCGAGATCAAGAAGCAGATGATCGACTGGTGGGGGCCGATCGTCGACGAGTACTACGCGTCTTCGGAAGCGATCGGCGCGACCGTGATCTTCGCCGAGGACTGGCTGACGCACCCGGGTTCGGTCGGCAAGCCGATGAACGGGGTGGTGCACATCCTCGACGAGGACGGCAAGGAACTGCCACCCGGTGAGGCCGGCGAGATCTTCTTCGAGGGCGGCGCCGATTTCGAGTACCTCAACGACGCCGAGAAGACCGCCTCATCACGTGAGTCTCACGGCTGGAAGACAGTGGGCGACATCGGCTATGTCGATGAGGACGGCTACCTCTACCTCACCGACCGGCGCCACCACATGATCATCTCCGGCGGCGTGAACATCTACCCGCAGGAGGCCGAGAACATGCTCGTCGTCCACCCCAAGGTGATGGACGCCGCGGTGTTCGGCATCCCGGACGAGGAGATGGGTCAGAGCGTCAAGGGTGTGGTGCAGACCGTGGATCCGGCCGATGCCACCCCGGAATTCGCAGAAGAGCTCCTCACCTGGCTGCGCGAGCGCCTGACGCACTACAAGTGCCCGCGGACGATCTCGTTCGAGGCCGAACTGCCCCGCACCGACACCGGCAAGCTCTACAAGCAAGGGCTGATAAACAAGTACTCGTGA